A genomic stretch from Mycobacterium cookii includes:
- a CDS encoding acyl-CoA dehydrogenase family protein: MSIWTTPERDQLRKTTRSFADREILPHVDEWERSGDLPRELHRRAGQSGLLGANFPEAVGGGGGDGADAVVICEELHEAGVPGGVFASLFTCGIAVPHMIESGDQRLIDTFVRPTLAGELIGSLAITEPGGGSDVGHLRTTAVKDGDHYIVNGAKTYITSGVRADYVVTAVRTGGAGAAGVSLLVVEKGTPGFEVTRKLDKMGWRSSDTAELSYVDARVPAENLVGAENSGFAQIAQAFVAERIGLAAQAYSSAQRCLDITVQWCRDRETFGRPLISRQSVQNTLAEMARRIDVARVYARNVVERQQAGETNLLAQVCFAKNTAVEAGEWVANQGVQLFGGMGYMAESEIERQYRDMRILGIGGGTTEIMTALAAKTLGYQS; encoded by the coding sequence GTGAGCATCTGGACCACACCTGAGCGCGACCAGCTCCGCAAAACCACCCGCTCGTTCGCCGACCGGGAAATACTGCCACACGTCGACGAGTGGGAACGCAGCGGCGATTTACCACGCGAATTGCACCGCCGCGCAGGCCAATCCGGCCTGCTCGGCGCGAACTTCCCGGAGGCTGTCGGTGGTGGCGGCGGCGACGGAGCCGACGCCGTGGTGATCTGCGAGGAATTGCACGAGGCCGGCGTCCCCGGCGGTGTGTTCGCGTCACTGTTCACCTGCGGTATCGCCGTGCCGCACATGATCGAGTCGGGCGACCAGCGGCTGATCGACACTTTCGTCCGCCCGACGCTGGCCGGTGAGCTGATCGGTTCATTGGCGATCACCGAACCCGGCGGGGGCTCCGACGTCGGGCATCTACGCACCACGGCGGTCAAAGACGGCGACCACTACATCGTCAACGGCGCCAAGACCTACATCACCTCCGGCGTGCGGGCCGACTACGTCGTCACCGCGGTGCGCACCGGCGGCGCGGGCGCCGCCGGCGTTTCGCTGCTCGTCGTCGAAAAGGGCACACCAGGATTCGAAGTAACCCGCAAGCTGGACAAGATGGGCTGGCGGTCTTCGGACACCGCCGAGTTGTCCTACGTCGATGCACGGGTTCCCGCCGAGAATCTCGTCGGCGCCGAGAACAGCGGCTTCGCCCAGATCGCGCAGGCCTTCGTCGCAGAACGAATCGGCCTCGCCGCGCAGGCGTATTCGAGTGCACAGCGCTGTCTGGACATCACCGTCCAGTGGTGCCGCGACCGCGAGACGTTCGGCCGTCCGCTGATATCCCGCCAGTCGGTGCAGAACACGCTGGCCGAGATGGCCCGCCGCATCGACGTCGCCCGGGTCTATGCGCGCAACGTCGTCGAGCGCCAGCAAGCCGGCGAGACCAATCTGCTGGCCCAGGTGTGCTTCGCCAAGAACACCGCGGTCGAAGCCGGAGAATGGGTGGCAAATCAAGGAGTTCAGTTGTTCGGCGGGATGGGCTACATGGCCGAATCCGAGATCGAACGCCAATACCGCGATATGAGGATCCTCGGAATCGGCGGTGGAACAACCGAAATCATGACCGCACTGGCCGCCAAGACGTTGGGATATCAATCATGA
- a CDS encoding acyl-CoA carboxylase subunit beta — MLHSTLDPRAEAYSDAAEAMMAKLAEIDVEHGKALAGGGPKYVERHHSRGKLTARERIELLLDPDSPFLELSPLAAYGSQYQVGATTVTGIGVIEGVECMVTAFDPTVKGGTSNPWTIKKGFRANQIALENRLPVITLVESGGGDLTVQKEIFIPGGQQFRDLTRLSAAGIPTIALVFGNSTAGGAYVPGMSDHVVMIKERSKVFLAGPPLVKMATGEESDDESLGGAEMHARISGLADYFAADELDAIRIGRRIVARLNWRKQGPAPGPVIEPLLDAEELIGIVPADLRIPFDPREVIARIVDGSEFDEFKPMYGSSLVTGWARLHGYPLGILANHRGVLFSEESQKATQFIQLANRYDTSLLFLHNTTGYMVGKDYEEGGMIKHGSMMINAVSNSTVPHISLLIGASYGAGHYGMCGRAYDPRFLFAWPSAKSAIMGGAQLAGVLSIVARAAAEARGQQVDEEADAAMRAAVEGQIEAESLPMVLSGMLYDDGVIDPRDTRTVLGMCLSAIANGPIKGTSNFGVFRM; from the coding sequence ATATTGCATTCCACCCTCGACCCGAGGGCCGAAGCGTACTCCGACGCGGCGGAGGCCATGATGGCCAAGCTCGCCGAGATCGACGTCGAGCACGGCAAGGCTCTGGCGGGCGGCGGACCGAAGTACGTGGAGCGCCACCACTCTCGCGGCAAGCTCACCGCTCGCGAGCGCATCGAGCTGCTGCTCGACCCCGATTCGCCGTTCCTGGAACTCAGCCCGCTGGCCGCCTACGGCAGCCAATATCAGGTCGGGGCCACCACGGTGACCGGTATCGGCGTGATCGAGGGCGTCGAATGCATGGTCACCGCGTTCGATCCCACCGTCAAAGGTGGCACCAGCAACCCGTGGACCATCAAAAAAGGCTTCCGCGCCAACCAGATTGCCTTGGAAAACCGGTTGCCGGTGATTACCTTGGTGGAGTCGGGTGGCGGTGACCTGACCGTCCAGAAGGAGATCTTCATCCCGGGCGGGCAACAGTTCCGCGACTTGACCCGGCTGTCGGCGGCCGGGATCCCCACCATCGCCTTGGTGTTCGGCAACTCAACCGCGGGTGGTGCCTACGTGCCGGGTATGTCCGATCACGTGGTGATGATCAAGGAACGCTCCAAGGTGTTCCTTGCCGGTCCCCCGCTGGTGAAGATGGCCACCGGCGAGGAATCCGACGACGAATCGCTGGGTGGTGCCGAAATGCATGCCCGCATTTCGGGTTTGGCCGACTACTTCGCCGCCGACGAACTCGACGCGATCCGGATCGGGCGCCGCATCGTGGCCCGGCTGAACTGGCGCAAACAGGGACCGGCGCCCGGGCCGGTCATCGAGCCGCTGCTCGATGCCGAAGAGCTGATCGGCATTGTGCCGGCTGACCTACGCATCCCGTTCGATCCCCGCGAGGTGATCGCCCGCATCGTGGACGGCTCCGAATTCGACGAATTCAAGCCGATGTACGGCTCGTCGCTGGTGACCGGCTGGGCGAGGCTGCACGGCTACCCGCTCGGCATTCTGGCCAACCACCGCGGCGTGCTGTTCAGCGAGGAATCACAGAAGGCCACCCAGTTCATCCAGTTGGCCAACCGCTACGACACGTCACTGTTGTTCCTGCACAACACCACCGGATACATGGTGGGCAAGGACTACGAGGAAGGCGGCATGATCAAGCACGGCTCGATGATGATCAACGCCGTCTCCAACTCGACCGTCCCGCACATCTCGCTGCTGATCGGCGCGTCGTACGGTGCCGGCCACTATGGCATGTGCGGGCGCGCCTACGATCCCCGGTTCCTATTCGCCTGGCCCAGCGCCAAATCCGCGATCATGGGTGGCGCGCAGCTGGCGGGCGTGCTGTCGATCGTGGCACGGGCGGCGGCCGAGGCCCGCGGCCAGCAGGTCGACGAGGAGGCCGACGCCGCGATGCGGGCCGCCGTCGAAGGCCAGATCGAGGCCGAGTCGCTGCCGATGGTGCTCTCCGGCATGCTCTACGACGACGGCGTGATCGACCCGCGCGACACCCGCACCGTGCTGGGAATGTGTCTGTCCGCCATCGCCAATGGCCCGATCAAAGGGACGTCGAACTTCGGCGTCTTCCGGATGTGA
- a CDS encoding acetyl/propionyl/methylcrotonyl-CoA carboxylase subunit alpha: MSINRVLVANRGEIARRVFATCRRLGLGTVAVDTDPDADAPHVAEADARVRLPKVNDYLNTEALIAAARAAGADAVHPGYGFLSENAEFAKAVADAGLTWIGPPIDAVRAMGSKIESKKMMAAAGVPVLDELDPESVTTAQLPVLVKASSGGGGRGMRVVHELDALPSEVAAAQREAQSAFGDPTVFCERYLPTGHHVEVQVMADTHGTVWAVGERECSIQRRHQKIIEEAPSPLVERVPGMRAKLFEAARLAAGAIGYTGAGTVEFLADNDGEFYFLEMNTRLQVEHPVTEETTGLDLVELQIHVADGGRLDAEPPAAQGYSIEARLYAEDPAKDWQPQAGLVQHIDVPTARTKFATLGARTGIRLDSGIVDGSVVSIHYDPMLAKVISYAPTRHQAAMVLADALTRSRIHGVRTNRDLLVNVLRHQAFLDGATDTAFFATHDLAELARPLVDAEDIRLSAIAAALADAAHNRSTAKTSGVFGSIPSGWRNLASGYQVKTYVDDSGDEHRVEYRFTRTGLMLPGDESLQLVSASADDVVLADGSGVARRYTVNRYGQDVYVDSARGPVHLTALPRFPEPGSAVEKGSLVAPMPGNVIRLGAAIGDAVTAGQPLIWLEAMKMEHTITAPADGMLAELNVDTGHQVEVGAILARVETPEDS, translated from the coding sequence GTGTCAATTAATCGAGTACTTGTCGCCAATCGCGGGGAGATCGCCCGGCGCGTGTTCGCCACGTGCCGGCGGCTGGGCCTGGGCACGGTCGCGGTGGACACCGACCCGGACGCCGACGCGCCACATGTGGCCGAGGCAGACGCCCGGGTGCGCCTGCCGAAGGTCAACGACTATCTCAACACCGAGGCGCTGATCGCCGCAGCCCGCGCCGCCGGAGCCGACGCGGTGCATCCGGGCTACGGGTTCCTTTCGGAGAACGCCGAATTCGCCAAGGCCGTCGCCGATGCGGGCCTGACCTGGATCGGTCCCCCGATCGACGCGGTGCGCGCGATGGGCTCCAAGATCGAATCCAAGAAGATGATGGCGGCGGCCGGTGTTCCGGTGCTCGACGAACTCGACCCGGAATCGGTCACCACCGCCCAACTGCCGGTGCTGGTCAAGGCATCCTCCGGCGGCGGCGGGCGCGGCATGCGGGTGGTGCATGAATTGGACGCATTGCCAAGCGAAGTCGCCGCCGCTCAGCGTGAGGCCCAATCGGCATTCGGCGATCCGACCGTGTTCTGCGAGCGCTATCTGCCCACCGGACATCACGTCGAGGTCCAGGTCATGGCCGACACCCACGGCACCGTGTGGGCCGTCGGCGAACGGGAATGCTCGATCCAGCGTCGACACCAGAAGATCATCGAAGAAGCGCCGTCGCCGTTGGTCGAGCGGGTACCGGGCATGCGGGCCAAGCTGTTCGAGGCGGCCAGGCTGGCTGCCGGCGCGATCGGCTACACCGGGGCGGGCACCGTGGAGTTCCTCGCCGATAACGACGGCGAGTTCTACTTCCTGGAGATGAACACCCGACTGCAGGTCGAGCACCCGGTCACCGAGGAGACCACCGGACTCGACCTGGTCGAGCTGCAGATCCACGTTGCCGACGGCGGCCGGTTGGATGCTGAACCACCAGCGGCACAAGGATATTCGATCGAGGCGCGGCTGTACGCCGAGGATCCGGCCAAGGACTGGCAGCCTCAGGCGGGCCTGGTGCAGCACATCGACGTGCCGACGGCGCGCACCAAGTTCGCCACCCTCGGCGCGCGCACGGGAATCCGGCTGGACTCCGGCATCGTCGACGGGTCGGTCGTCTCGATCCACTACGACCCGATGCTGGCCAAGGTCATCTCGTATGCCCCGACCCGCCACCAGGCAGCGATGGTGCTGGCCGATGCGCTGACCCGCAGCCGCATCCACGGTGTGCGCACCAACCGCGATTTGCTGGTCAACGTCTTGCGGCACCAGGCATTTCTGGACGGCGCCACCGACACGGCGTTCTTCGCCACCCACGACCTGGCCGAGCTGGCCCGTCCGCTGGTCGACGCCGAGGACATTCGGCTGTCGGCGATCGCAGCCGCGCTTGCCGATGCGGCGCACAACCGCTCGACGGCCAAGACATCCGGGGTGTTCGGCTCCATACCCAGCGGTTGGCGCAACCTGGCGTCCGGTTACCAGGTCAAAACCTATGTCGACGACAGCGGCGACGAGCACCGCGTCGAATACCGCTTCACCCGAACGGGTTTGATGCTGCCCGGTGACGAATCGCTCCAGTTGGTCTCGGCGTCGGCCGACGACGTGGTGTTGGCCGATGGCAGCGGGGTGGCCCGCAGGTACACGGTGAACCGCTACGGGCAGGACGTCTACGTCGACTCGGCGCGCGGGCCGGTTCACCTGACGGCGTTGCCACGCTTCCCCGAGCCGGGGTCGGCCGTCGAGAAAGGCTCGCTGGTAGCTCCCATGCCGGGCAACGTGATTCGGCTCGGGGCTGCGATCGGTGATGCCGTGACGGCCGGTCAGCCGCTGATCTGGCTGGAAGCGATGAAGATGGAGCACACCATCACCGCACCGGCCGACGGCATGCTCGCCGAACTCAATGTCGACACCGGACATCAAGTGGAGGTCGGCGCCATCCTGGCGCGCGTCGAAACCCCCGAGGATTCGTAA
- a CDS encoding acyl-CoA dehydrogenase family protein, which yields MTDSSFIENEDRRALRKAVSDWAAKYGSEYYLKKARAQEHTDELWSEAGKLGFLGVNLPEEYGGGGAGMYELSLVMEEMAAAGSALLLMVVSPAINGTIISKFGTEEQKKRWIPGIADGTITMAFAITEPDAGSNSHKITTTARRDGSDWILKGQKVYISGVDQAQAVLVVARSEEAKTGKLRPALFVVPTDTPGFTYTPIDMEIISPERQFQVFIDDVRLPSDALVGAEDAAIAQLFAGLNPERIMGAASSVGMGRFALDRAADYVKTRQVWGTPIGAHQGLSHPLAQCHIEVELAKLMMQKAATLYDNGDDGGAATAANMAKYAAAEAATRSVDQAIQSMGGNGLTKEYGVAAMMASARLGRIAPVSREMVLNFVAQTSLGLPRSY from the coding sequence ATGACCGACAGCAGCTTCATCGAGAATGAAGATCGCAGGGCGCTGCGCAAGGCGGTGTCCGATTGGGCCGCCAAATACGGCAGCGAGTACTACCTGAAGAAGGCCCGCGCTCAGGAGCACACTGACGAACTGTGGTCCGAGGCAGGCAAACTCGGCTTCCTGGGGGTGAACCTGCCTGAGGAGTACGGTGGCGGCGGCGCCGGAATGTACGAGCTGTCACTGGTGATGGAAGAAATGGCGGCCGCGGGCAGCGCGCTGCTGCTGATGGTGGTCTCACCTGCCATCAACGGCACGATCATCTCCAAGTTCGGCACCGAGGAGCAGAAGAAGCGCTGGATTCCCGGTATCGCCGACGGCACCATCACGATGGCGTTCGCGATCACCGAACCCGACGCCGGATCCAACTCGCACAAGATCACCACCACCGCACGCCGCGACGGCAGCGACTGGATCCTCAAGGGGCAGAAGGTTTACATCTCCGGCGTGGACCAGGCCCAGGCGGTGCTGGTGGTCGCCCGCTCCGAGGAGGCCAAAACCGGGAAGCTGCGGCCGGCGCTGTTCGTGGTGCCGACCGACACGCCCGGCTTCACCTACACCCCGATCGACATGGAGATCATTAGCCCGGAGCGGCAGTTCCAGGTGTTTATCGACGACGTCCGGCTGCCCAGCGACGCGCTGGTCGGCGCCGAAGATGCCGCCATCGCACAGCTTTTCGCGGGACTGAACCCGGAGCGCATCATGGGCGCGGCCAGCAGCGTCGGCATGGGGCGCTTCGCGCTCGACCGGGCCGCCGACTACGTCAAGACCCGCCAGGTGTGGGGCACGCCGATCGGCGCACACCAGGGACTGTCACATCCGTTGGCGCAGTGCCACATCGAGGTCGAACTGGCCAAGCTGATGATGCAGAAAGCCGCGACACTCTACGACAACGGCGACGACGGCGGTGCCGCCACAGCGGCCAACATGGCGAAATACGCTGCGGCCGAGGCAGCTACCCGCTCGGTCGATCAGGCCATCCAATCGATGGGCGGCAACGGGCTCACCAAGGAGTACGGCGTCGCGGCCATGATGGCCTCGGCCCGCCTCGGCAGGATCGCACCGGTCAGTCGGGAGATGGTGCTCAACTTCGTCGCGCAGACATCGCTCGGCCTGCCGCGCAGCTACTGA
- a CDS encoding enoyl-CoA hydratase family protein: protein MDRVVEYSVDGHVARLTLNSPHNRNALSAALVGQLHQGLRDAADDPSVRAVVLGHTGNTFCAGADLSAGSQATSSDPRGDREGGAAGPSGSPPSAYEATAQRSREMAALLRAIVESPRPVIAAVDGHVRAGGMGLVAACDIAVAGSQSTFALTEARIGVAPAIISLTLLPKLSARAAARYYLTGEKFDAAVAAEIGLITVAADDVEAAVASLVADIGRGSPQGLAASKALTTAAILEGFDRDAERLGAESARLFVSDEAREGMLSFLEKRPPRWAAG from the coding sequence ATGGACCGGGTAGTCGAATACAGCGTCGACGGCCATGTGGCGCGGCTGACGCTGAATTCGCCACACAACCGCAACGCGCTGTCGGCCGCGCTGGTCGGCCAATTGCATCAGGGCCTGCGTGATGCCGCGGACGACCCGTCGGTGCGGGCCGTGGTGCTCGGCCACACCGGCAACACGTTCTGTGCCGGCGCCGATCTCTCGGCAGGGTCGCAAGCAACGAGCTCAGATCCTCGTGGCGATCGCGAGGGCGGCGCAGCCGGGCCAAGCGGGTCGCCACCATCGGCGTACGAGGCAACCGCGCAACGATCCCGGGAGATGGCGGCGCTGCTGCGCGCCATCGTCGAGTCGCCGCGGCCGGTGATCGCCGCCGTCGACGGCCACGTCCGCGCCGGCGGCATGGGCTTGGTCGCCGCCTGCGACATCGCCGTCGCCGGGTCGCAGAGCACCTTCGCGCTCACCGAAGCCCGCATCGGCGTCGCGCCGGCGATCATCTCGCTGACGCTGCTGCCGAAGCTGTCGGCGCGGGCCGCGGCGCGTTACTACCTGACCGGCGAAAAGTTCGATGCCGCCGTCGCCGCTGAGATCGGGTTGATCACCGTGGCCGCCGACGATGTCGAGGCCGCAGTGGCGTCGCTGGTAGCAGACATCGGGCGCGGGTCGCCGCAAGGGCTGGCCGCGTCCAAGGCGCTGACCACCGCGGCCATCCTCGAGGGCTTCGACCGCGACGCGGAACGACTCGGCGCCGAGTCGGCGAGGTTGTTCGTCTCCGACGAGGCCCGCGAGGGCATGTTGTCGTTCCTGGAGAAGCGGCCACCGCGCTGGGCCGCCGGATGA
- a CDS encoding ClC family H(+)/Cl(-) exchange transporter: MPARDVLRSLFTGWRRPTTHPVDAQGESADSLIGFVLAAALVGVLTGVSAASFRLLLEQGARLRGHLAHWAHGTWWGLIVVVLVCTAAAAIAAALVHRVEPHAEGSGIPRVEAVADGRVRPDRFRILPVKYVGGLLAISSGMALGREGPSVQMGGTAAVMVATLTRRNIADLRILVAGGAAAGLATAFNAPIAGGVFVLEELVKRFDPRTTVATLVASASGFAAARLLMPSRYEFHMKPLADPRLVESGWVLAIGLVTGLLGVLYNEAVMRALRRADGSRWPKEVRAALTGALVGLIVWAAPDLAGSGDNLTQNALVEHGALVAVAGVLALRFALGVVSYAAATPGGLFAPMLVLGSHAGLLVGLVAVHLTPHVTPSLAACAVIGMAAFFTASVHAPVTGLILATEMTGNTNQLPPMLGACAVAMLVAIALRSQPIYDRLTQRAAESSAAAAE, from the coding sequence GTGCCCGCCCGAGATGTGCTGCGCAGCCTGTTCACCGGGTGGCGGCGTCCGACGACGCATCCGGTTGACGCCCAGGGCGAAAGCGCCGACAGTCTGATCGGGTTCGTGCTCGCGGCCGCCTTGGTGGGCGTGCTCACCGGAGTCAGTGCGGCAAGCTTCCGGCTCCTCCTCGAACAGGGCGCGCGACTGCGCGGACACCTCGCCCACTGGGCGCACGGCACCTGGTGGGGGTTGATCGTCGTCGTCCTCGTCTGCACGGCCGCCGCCGCCATCGCGGCCGCTCTGGTGCACCGCGTCGAACCGCATGCCGAGGGCAGCGGAATTCCGCGTGTCGAAGCGGTCGCCGACGGCCGGGTTCGACCCGACCGATTCCGCATCCTGCCGGTCAAATACGTGGGCGGACTGCTGGCCATCAGCAGCGGCATGGCGCTCGGCCGCGAAGGGCCGTCCGTTCAGATGGGTGGTACCGCTGCGGTCATGGTCGCCACCTTGACCCGCCGGAACATCGCTGACCTCCGCATCCTGGTCGCCGGCGGCGCCGCGGCCGGATTGGCCACCGCCTTCAACGCGCCCATCGCGGGCGGCGTCTTCGTCCTCGAAGAACTCGTCAAACGGTTCGACCCGCGCACCACGGTCGCCACCCTGGTGGCGTCCGCGTCCGGCTTCGCCGCCGCCCGGCTGCTGATGCCGTCGCGATACGAGTTCCACATGAAGCCGCTGGCCGACCCGCGGCTTGTGGAGTCCGGCTGGGTGCTGGCGATCGGGCTCGTCACCGGCCTGCTCGGGGTGCTCTACAACGAGGCGGTGATGCGCGCCCTGCGCCGAGCCGACGGCAGCCGCTGGCCCAAGGAGGTTCGCGCCGCGTTGACCGGCGCGCTGGTCGGGCTGATCGTCTGGGCGGCGCCGGATCTGGCGGGCAGCGGCGACAACCTCACCCAGAACGCGCTGGTGGAACACGGCGCGCTGGTGGCCGTCGCCGGTGTGCTCGCGCTGCGGTTCGCGCTCGGTGTCGTCTCCTACGCCGCCGCCACCCCGGGCGGATTGTTCGCGCCGATGCTCGTGCTCGGCTCGCACGCCGGACTGCTGGTGGGCCTCGTCGCCGTGCACCTGACGCCGCACGTCACGCCGAGCCTGGCCGCTTGCGCTGTCATCGGCATGGCCGCCTTTTTCACCGCGTCGGTGCACGCCCCCGTCACCGGCCTGATCCTGGCGACCGAAATGACCGGCAACACCAATCAACTGCCACCCATGCTCGGAGCCTGCGCCGTCGCGATGCTCGTCGCGATCGCGCTGCGGTCTCAACCGATTTACGACCGGCTGACCCAACGCGCCGCGGAAAGCTCGGCAGCGGCAGCTGAGTGA
- a CDS encoding DUF1707 SHOCT-like domain-containing protein produces MSKSAQRGAQDQRNAMTRAGETDRIEVAQLLTDAAAQGKLQMSDYEDRLTKAYAAKTYEDLDRLRSDLLGSSVSPRSGSPAKPAPSMLLLAIMSAFERRGRWNVPKKLTTFALWGGGVIDLRYADFTSTDVEIHATSIMGGQTILLPPEVNVEIKGHGVMGGFEHDVPGEGTPGAPTVRIHGFSLWGGVGIKRKNRKTQR; encoded by the coding sequence ATGAGCAAATCGGCCCAGCGAGGGGCGCAGGATCAGCGGAACGCGATGACGCGTGCCGGTGAGACCGACCGTATCGAGGTAGCGCAGCTACTGACCGATGCCGCGGCTCAGGGCAAGTTGCAGATGAGCGACTACGAAGACCGGCTGACCAAGGCGTACGCGGCGAAAACTTACGAGGATCTCGATCGGTTGCGGTCAGATCTGCTGGGTTCGTCGGTCAGTCCCCGGAGCGGTAGCCCGGCCAAACCCGCGCCGTCGATGCTGCTGCTGGCCATCATGAGTGCATTCGAGCGGCGGGGCCGTTGGAACGTGCCGAAGAAGCTGACCACGTTCGCGCTGTGGGGCGGTGGCGTCATCGACCTGCGCTACGCCGACTTCACCTCCACCGATGTCGAGATTCACGCGACGTCGATCATGGGCGGCCAGACCATCCTGCTGCCGCCCGAGGTCAACGTGGAGATCAAGGGCCACGGGGTGATGGGCGGCTTCGAACATGATGTTCCGGGCGAAGGCACGCCCGGCGCACCGACCGTGCGCATTCACGGCTTCTCGCTGTGGGGCGGCGTCGGCATCAAGCGGAAGAACCGCAAGACCCAGCGCTGA
- a CDS encoding vWA domain-containing protein produces the protein MAKGHSSRYSAYTGGPDPLAPPVDLREALEQIGQDVMGGTSPRRALSELLRRGTKNMTGADRLAAEANRRRRELLRNNNLDGTLQEIKKLLDEAVLAERKELARALDDDARFGELQLDALPPSPAKAVQELSEYDWRSNEAREKYEQIKDLLGREMLDQRFAGMKQALEGATDEDRQRVNEMLNDLNELLDKHARGQDSEQDFQDFMDKHGEFFPENPQNVEELLDSLAKRAAAAQRFRNSLSPEQRAELDALAEQAFGSPALMEALGRLDAHLQAARPGEDWDGSSQFSGDNPLGMGEGAQALADIGELEQLAEQLSQSYPGATMDDVDLDALARQLGDQAAIDAQTLAELERALVNQGFLDRGSDGQWRLSPKAMRRLGETALRDVAQQLSSRRGERELRRAGAAGDLTGATRPWQFGDTEPWNVTRTLTNAVLRQAGTSADNPGSIAITVDDVEVSETETRTQAAVALLVDTSFSMVMENRWLPMKRTALALDHLVRTRFRSDALQIIAFGRYARTTTSAELMGLEGVYEQGTNLHHALALAGRHLRRYPNAQPVLLVVTDGEPTAHLEDVDGSGRSSVFFDYPPHPRTIANTVRGFDEMARLGAQVTIFRLGSDPGLARFIDQVARRVEGRVVDPDLDGLGAAVVGDYLRSRRRR, from the coding sequence ATGGCTAAAGGGCATTCGTCGCGGTATTCGGCGTACACCGGCGGGCCGGACCCGCTGGCTCCGCCGGTGGACCTGCGCGAGGCGCTCGAACAGATCGGTCAGGACGTGATGGGGGGTACGTCGCCGCGTCGGGCGCTGTCGGAGCTGCTGCGGCGTGGCACGAAGAACATGACCGGTGCCGACCGGTTGGCGGCCGAGGCCAACCGCCGGCGACGAGAACTGTTGCGCAACAACAACTTGGACGGCACGCTGCAAGAGATCAAGAAGCTGCTCGACGAGGCGGTGCTGGCCGAGCGCAAGGAACTGGCCAGGGCCCTGGACGACGACGCCCGCTTCGGTGAATTGCAACTCGACGCGCTCCCGCCGTCGCCGGCCAAAGCCGTGCAGGAGTTGTCGGAGTATGACTGGCGCAGCAACGAGGCACGCGAAAAGTACGAGCAGATCAAGGATCTGCTCGGCCGGGAGATGCTCGACCAACGTTTCGCCGGCATGAAGCAGGCGCTGGAAGGCGCCACCGACGAGGACCGCCAGCGGGTCAACGAGATGCTGAACGATCTCAACGAGTTGCTGGACAAGCACGCGAGAGGTCAAGACTCCGAGCAGGATTTCCAAGACTTCATGGACAAGCACGGCGAGTTCTTCCCGGAGAACCCGCAGAACGTCGAGGAGCTGCTGGATTCGCTGGCCAAGCGGGCCGCGGCCGCGCAGCGGTTCCGCAACAGCCTCAGCCCCGAGCAGCGTGCCGAGCTGGATGCGTTGGCGGAGCAGGCATTTGGATCGCCGGCGTTGATGGAGGCGCTCGGCCGGCTCGACGCTCACCTGCAGGCGGCCCGGCCGGGTGAGGACTGGGATGGCTCGTCGCAATTTTCCGGCGACAACCCGCTGGGCATGGGTGAAGGTGCGCAGGCGCTGGCCGATATCGGCGAGCTGGAACAACTCGCCGAGCAGCTGTCGCAGAGCTATCCCGGCGCCACGATGGACGACGTCGACCTCGACGCGCTGGCCCGTCAGCTGGGCGACCAGGCCGCCATCGACGCCCAGACGCTCGCCGAACTCGAGCGCGCGCTGGTGAACCAGGGTTTCCTCGACCGCGGCTCGGACGGCCAGTGGCGGCTGTCGCCGAAGGCGATGCGACGCCTGGGCGAAACCGCGTTACGCGATGTCGCACAGCAACTTTCCAGCCGTCGCGGTGAGCGTGAACTCCGGCGGGCCGGCGCCGCGGGCGACCTGACCGGCGCCACCCGGCCGTGGCAGTTCGGTGACACCGAGCCGTGGAACGTCACCCGCACGCTGACCAACGCGGTGCTGCGGCAGGCCGGAACGTCGGCGGACAATCCGGGCTCGATCGCCATCACCGTTGACGATGTCGAAGTGTCGGAGACCGAGACCCGCACTCAGGCCGCGGTCGCGCTGTTGGTCGACACGTCGTTCTCGATGGTGATGGAGAACCGCTGGCTGCCGATGAAGCGCACCGCGCTCGCGCTCGATCATCTCGTTCGCACCCGATTCCGTTCAGATGCGTTGCAGATCATTGCTTTCGGCCGTTACGCGCGTACCACGACCAGCGCGGAGCTGATGGGCTTGGAAGGCGTATACGAGCAGGGCACCAACCTGCATCATGCGCTGGCGCTGGCCGGCCGGCATCTGCGGCGGTACCCCAACGCGCAGCCCGTGCTGCTCGTCGTCACCGACGGTGAGCCGACCGCGCATCTCGAAGACGTCGACGGCAGCGGACGTTCCTCGGTATTTTTTGACTACCCGCCGCACCCGCGGACCATCGCCAACACCGTGCGGGGCTTCGACGAAATGGCCAGGCTCGGCGCCCAGGTGACGATCTTCCGGCTCGGCAGTGACCCCGGGCTGGCCCGCTTCATCGACCAGGTTGCGCGCCGCGTCGAGGGTCGGGTCGTCGATCCCGATCTCGATGGGCTGGGCGCGGCTGTGGTCGGCGACTATCTGCGGTCTCGCCGGCGCCGGTAG